The following is a genomic window from Desulforegula conservatrix Mb1Pa.
TGCAGGCCATTTTTGATGATTCCGGATTCCAGAATTTGAAGTCAGGCATGTATATGTCAACGATTCCATCAAGCAGTTTGAGTGTTTCAATGGAATCATATCCGCTGGAATTGTAGACAATCGGGATGCAAAGTCCCATGTCACATGCTATGTCAATGGCCCTGATGATCTGGGGAACCACATGTGTAGGGGTTACAAGATTGATATTGTGGCATCCTTCATTCTGGAGGCCTATCATAATGTGAGCAAGGCGATCGTCTTCCATTTCGAATCCCTTGCCTTCGATGCTTACTTCATAGTTCTGGCAGAAAATGCATCCGAGATTGCAATGTGTGAAAAAGATGGCGCCAGATCCGCTTTCACCTACAAGGGGTTCTTCTTCTCCGTAATGCGGGCCATAGCTGCTTACAAATGCGTTTCTGCCTGTTTTGCAGACTCCGAGTTTGCCTGATGTTCTGTCTACTCCGCATCTTCTGGGACACAGAATGCAGTTTTTTAGAATTTCCGAAGCTGTTTTGATTTTTTCGGCAAGCAGACCTGATTCTTTGGTTTTAAGATAAATCGGCGTGTAACTCTCACTCTCCATTAATATTTTCCTGTTGTGTTATCATACGATGGCTCTTATCAAGCCAGACATCTCCTTTTCTTAAGCAGTTTTACAAACATATTTTTTTATAATAATAATTAATTCTTAATAGTACAGCAAAGTATTGAAAAACCGGAACAAGAAAAAACAAAATGCAGAAAAAAAGTGTTTTTATAATCGGTGGCGGGGTTGTCGGACTTTCAATCGGATGTGAGATCCAGAGGATTTCCGGTTTTAAGGTTTTCATCATAGAGAAAAACTCAAGGATCAAGGCAGACAACCAGAGCTCCAGAAATTCAGGCGTCATTCATGCCGGAATATATTATCCCAAATCAAAATGCCCGATAAAAGCCGGTCTCTGTGTTGAAGGCAATCCTCTTCTTTATGAATTCTGCGTTAATCACAATGTGCCTCATAAAAATACTGGCAAGCTTGTGGTGGCCACTTCCCACATGGAAATCGAGTATCTTGAAGAAACATACAGGATAGCCGAGGAAAACGGAGTGCCTGGAATGAGCTGGGTGGAAGGCCAGGACATCGGGTCTCACGAACCTAATGTCAAGGGCGTCAAGGCCCTTCTTGTCCCAACTTCAGGTATTGTGGACGCCATGGCTCTTGTTTCAAGGCTTCACGCTGTTTTCAAGTCTCTGGGCGGAGAGATCATAATTGGAGCCGAGCTTGTTTCTGTTTCAGCAAATGGTTCAATATTCAGCCTGGATCTTGATTTCGGAAAGAATAAGGAGGCGGTTGAGGCCGATTACGTGATAAACGCGGCCGGGCTTTACAGCGATGAAGTTGCACGCATGATTGATCCTGAATCACCTTACGAGGTTGAAGGCGTTCGCGGAGAAGCTGCAAAGTTCTATGCTGATAACAGGCCCGGGCTTTTAATGTCAGGTATGAACGTATATCCTGCACCGTATGGCTATTGCAATACAACTGGTGAAAAGGCCGAAGTTTCTCTGGTTGAA
Proteins encoded in this region:
- a CDS encoding radical SAM protein; its protein translation is MESESYTPIYLKTKESGLLAEKIKTASEILKNCILCPRRCGVDRTSGKLGVCKTGRNAFVSSYGPHYGEEEPLVGESGSGAIFFTHCNLGCIFCQNYEVSIEGKGFEMEDDRLAHIMIGLQNEGCHNINLVTPTHVVPQIIRAIDIACDMGLCIPIVYNSSGYDSIETLKLLDGIVDIYMPDFKFWNPESSKMACNAPDYPEVAKIAIKEMHRQTGDLETGDIGLAYKGLLIRHLVMPGMIDQTENILNFIAKEISTKTYVNIMPQYRPFGEAENLPELNRMITGDEYKAALESAVCAGLERLDSAGMRFIAG
- a CDS encoding NAD(P)/FAD-dependent oxidoreductase, giving the protein MQKKSVFIIGGGVVGLSIGCEIQRISGFKVFIIEKNSRIKADNQSSRNSGVIHAGIYYPKSKCPIKAGLCVEGNPLLYEFCVNHNVPHKNTGKLVVATSHMEIEYLEETYRIAEENGVPGMSWVEGQDIGSHEPNVKGVKALLVPTSGIVDAMALVSRLHAVFKSLGGEIIIGAELVSVSANGSIFSLDLDFGKNKEAVEADYVINAAGLYSDEVARMIDPESPYEVEGVRGEAAKFYADNRPGLLMSGMNVYPAPYGYCNTTGEKAEVSLVEFHRLLSEGKITKTVGVHLTPAFDYIAGEVTIGKTITIGPAKTVGRGKDDYGSGLRPVSDYLKAVKRFFPDLTEADIELHQAGIMAVPKNHSDYIIKQDRNHGRFINLIGIDSPGLTSCLALGRYVKAMLMDSL